A section of the Cydia splendana chromosome 1, ilCydSple1.2, whole genome shotgun sequence genome encodes:
- the LOC134793437 gene encoding lipase member H-like isoform X2, with amino-acid sequence METSVKLLLSILSIFQLTCVYNTKHIDEDEMWMVGVNSYGGPNQSSKSYPGYGTEWVYFPDGDGIPHFVNLTATKRRQLRTGQYIIEYRLYIRGLSNYANLNESGQPPSGTNMTSLLSNKPVKLVTHGWRSSIEDGMVISIKDAYLKNQDVAVIAVDWSDTANDYIYPFVVESTGQVGARVGRFLDTFCELYNVSGDRLHLIGHSLGAHLMGVAASTTNVRVGRVTGLDPARPLFEDPKKPSTLTLDPSDAVFVDVIHTCSGALGVKESSGHADFYPNSGESPQPGCDSMFFLFGT; translated from the exons ATGGAAACTTCAGTCAAATTATTACTGAGCATTTTGTCCATATTTCAGTTGACGTGTGTTTACAATACAAAACATATAGATGAAG ATGAAATGTGGATGGTTGGAGTTAACTCCTATGGAGGACCCAATCAAAGCTCCAAATCCTACCCTGGATACGGAACGGAGTGGGTTTACTTCCCAGATGGAGATGGCATACCCCACTTCGTTAATTTGACCGCGACCAAACGGAGACAGTTGCGTACAGGTCAATATATAATTGAGTACAGATTGTACATAAG GGGATTATCCAATTACGCAAATCTAAACGAATCAGGCCAGCCACCCAGCGGTACAAACATGACCAGCCTATTGTCTAATAAACCAGTAAAATTGGTAACACACGGTTGGAGATCATCTATTGAAGACGGCATGGTCATTAGCATCAAGGATGCTTACTTGAAAAATCAAGATGTGGCAGTAATAGCTGTGGACTGGAGTGATACGGCGAATGACTATATCTATCCGTTTGTAGTGGAGAGCACAGGGCAAGTTGGGGCACGTGTTGGACGTTTTTTAGATACGTTCTGCGAGCTCTACAATGTTTCCGGCGACAGATTGCATTTAATCGGACATAGCCTCGGAGCACACTTGATGGGGGTCGCTGCGTCGACAACTAATGTGAGAGTGGGAAGAGTCACGG GCCTTGATCCAGCACGACCTCTCTTCGAGGATCCAAAGAAACCGAGCACGTTGACCCTGGACCCATCAGACGCGGTGTTTGTAGACGTGATACACACGTGCAGTGGAGCCCTGGGCGTCAAAGAAAGCAGTGGGCATGCTGATTTTTACCCAAACAGTGGTGAATCACCACAACC